The proteins below are encoded in one region of Brachyspira intermedia PWS/A:
- a CDS encoding SagF family protein produces the protein MIFLNLLPYIAVSFILGIIIKFSERTNIINNICFKLMNHSRLEYNEMYVYVSTYIYWLLMIIFAVIISLIQKQNILLYLYIERKYIIYIFINIFAVISAFELIMSVISLINKDIRVNTIFNNILLVPSVDMLYSSRSNPKWTLIMFASIIKCLFFNGVIYSAVKMQFSDYGIFFTIFIVSMLFSLEEILRVNSIKQALIFTIACFVVITINALTFEYSGSLIPSVFANISFTLYYFGQFENISKYS, from the coding sequence TTGATATTTTTAAATCTTTTACCATATATAGCCGTATCTTTTATATTGGGTATTATAATCAAGTTTTCAGAACGTACTAATATCATTAATAATATTTGTTTTAAATTAATGAATCATAGCAGGCTTGAATATAATGAGATGTATGTTTATGTAAGCACTTATATATATTGGCTTTTAATGATTATTTTTGCTGTTATAATAAGTCTGATACAAAAACAAAATATTTTATTATATTTGTATATAGAAAGAAAATATATAATTTATATTTTTATAAATATTTTTGCTGTTATATCTGCTTTTGAACTGATTATGAGTGTAATAAGTTTAATCAATAAAGATATAAGAGTAAATACCATATTTAATAATATATTATTAGTTCCTTCTGTGGATATGCTTTATTCTTCAAGAAGCAACCCTAAATGGACTTTAATAATGTTTGCAAGTATAATCAAATGCTTATTCTTTAACGGAGTAATATATTCAGCTGTAAAAATGCAGTTTAGCGATTACGGTATATTTTTTACTATTTTCATAGTAAGTATGTTATTTTCATTAGAGGAAATTTTGAGAGTAAACAGCATAAAGCAGGCATTAATATTTACTATAGCCTGTTTTGTTGTTATAACTATTAATGCTCTCACATTTGAGTATAGCGGAAGTTTGATTCCTTCCGTATTTGCCAATATATCTTTTACGCTTTATTATTTTGGGCAATTTGAAAATATTAGCAAATATTCATAA
- a CDS encoding CPBP family intramembrane glutamic endopeptidase, whose product MNFHTLYLSAFLVLLAISFPTSLIGIFYKLNFGRINTILPNSLSYLLFVIIVFFTGYIGSINYNISIYFVILSFIMSFVCIGIEIFEAMLIHFFKYRFWIKNIEVHEIIEKKNILFDIIIIFIGALCEEIIFRQVFFNITYNVFGINIYIVIILSAFIYSINHIYFGANAVFQKFIVGIIYSLLFVYSSFSIIAPVITHFLQNFILYILSFRRNKREALN is encoded by the coding sequence ATGAATTTCCACACCCTTTACCTTAGTGCTTTTCTTGTACTTTTGGCTATTTCTTTTCCTACTTCTTTGATTGGAATATTTTATAAATTAAATTTTGGAAGAATTAATACTATACTTCCAAATAGTTTAAGTTATCTTTTATTTGTTATAATAGTGTTTTTTACAGGGTATATTGGAAGCATTAATTATAATATTAGTATTTATTTTGTAATTTTGTCTTTTATTATGTCTTTTGTATGTATAGGTATAGAAATATTTGAAGCAATGCTCATTCATTTTTTTAAATATAGATTTTGGATAAAAAATATAGAAGTTCATGAAATAATAGAAAAAAAGAATATATTATTTGATATTATCATTATATTTATAGGGGCTTTATGCGAGGAGATAATTTTCAGACAGGTATTTTTTAATATTACTTATAATGTATTTGGCATTAATATTTATATTGTGATTATACTTTCGGCATTTATATACTCTATTAATCATATATATTTCGGAGCTAATGCTGTATTTCAGAAATTTATTGTAGGAATTATATATTCTTTATTATTTGTATATTCTTCTTTTAGTATAATAGCACCTGTAATTACTCATTTTTTACAGAACTTTATTTTATATATATTATCATTTAGAAGAAATAAAAGAGAGGCATTAAATTGA
- a CDS encoding YcaO-like family protein: MIKYYPSHKNILNKYNSICGHQTGIMDSLIIMQANSVIAENINTCTAMLPDYHKILLGDNAEVNYHLSGYGIYRDEAIIRLLGEGIERYALFTANLYFEEKLKYASYNQLKEKYPDNIIPFEYVKIYSDEDCNKLNSIGILENITEDDILSWVLLPSLFDKEKEYYVPAQNFFLSHIIRRDKKEKIFIGGFSKGSASHKSIPLALKSAITEIIECDSCMIKWYTDSKVKEIIIDDDILNEVINSILKDIDYNVRVFDYTVDKKLGYVFTVMLENKNEKSPYIVVGASSGLNPRKVIYRAFMEALAILTLNINGPLSMPADYLETVSPKNYLNLDSNVNYWADAENKDKNLKFINSKVQDKIELKKYKNLEVNTESDLEYLLKGLYNVSKYAVYLDITPSEISDKDLHVMRVYVPELVQMSMPAFPYSKHPRIIDNGGISNNEFPHPLP; encoded by the coding sequence ATGATTAAATATTATCCAAGCCATAAAAATATATTAAATAAATACAATTCTATTTGCGGACACCAAACAGGAATTATGGATTCTCTTATTATAATGCAGGCTAATTCTGTTATTGCTGAAAATATTAATACATGTACGGCAATGCTTCCAGATTATCATAAAATATTATTAGGCGATAATGCTGAAGTTAATTATCATCTTTCAGGTTATGGTATTTATAGAGATGAGGCTATTATTAGATTATTGGGTGAAGGCATTGAGAGATATGCATTATTTACAGCAAATTTATACTTTGAAGAAAAATTAAAATACGCTTCATATAATCAATTAAAAGAAAAGTATCCTGATAATATAATACCATTTGAATATGTGAAAATATACAGCGATGAAGATTGTAATAAATTAAACAGCATAGGAATTTTAGAAAATATTACAGAAGATGATATATTGTCTTGGGTGCTTCTTCCTTCTTTGTTTGATAAAGAAAAAGAATATTATGTACCGGCACAGAATTTCTTTTTATCGCATATTATTAGAAGAGATAAAAAAGAAAAAATATTTATAGGCGGATTTTCAAAGGGAAGTGCAAGTCATAAAAGTATTCCCCTTGCTTTGAAATCTGCTATTACCGAAATAATAGAATGCGACAGCTGCATGATAAAATGGTATACTGACAGTAAAGTTAAAGAAATTATTATTGATGATGATATTCTTAATGAAGTTATTAATAGTATTTTAAAAGATATTGATTATAATGTGAGAGTTTTTGATTATACAGTTGACAAAAAATTGGGTTATGTATTTACTGTTATGCTTGAAAATAAAAATGAAAAATCTCCTTATATTGTTGTAGGTGCTTCTTCAGGGCTTAATCCTAGAAAAGTGATATACAGAGCTTTTATGGAGGCTTTGGCTATACTTACATTAAATATTAACGGACCCTTATCAATGCCTGCCGATTATTTGGAAACTGTATCTCCAAAAAATTATCTTAATCTTGACAGTAATGTTAATTATTGGGCTGATGCTGAAAATAAAGATAAAAATTTAAAATTCATTAACAGCAAAGTTCAGGATAAAATCGAATTAAAGAAATATAAAAATCTTGAAGTAAATACTGAATCAGATTTGGAATATTTACTTAAAGGGCTTTATAATGTGTCAAAATATGCAGTTTATTTGGATATTACGCCTTCAGAAATATCTGATAAAGATTTGCATGTGATGCGTGTATATGTTCCGGAGCTTGTTCAAATGTCAATGCCTGCTTTCCCTTATAGTAAGCATCCTAGAATCATTGATAATGGAGGAATTTCAAATAATGAATTTCCACACCCTTTACCTTAG